CTGGGCTTTCTTGTACTGGGAAGACTTCAATTGCTAAGCAACTGTCTGTACATTTTAAACTTCCACTTTTTGGAAGAGACTGTATAAAGGAATCTCTATTTGATAGTTTAGGATGTAGGGATAGAGAGTGGTCAAAAAAACTTGGTACAGCTAGCTATGAGCTTCTGTACAAAATTATAGAGTCTCAATTAGGTGCTACAAACTCGTGCATTGTAGAAAGTAATTTTAATTCAAAATTTGATACTCCCATTTTTTTAAATCTTCAAAAGAAGTATAAATTTTCAACAATTATTATCCACTGTGAAGCAGAAGGTGAAACCTTATTTAATAGATTTAAAGCGCGCTCTGAATCTGGACAAAGACATCAGGGGCACTGTGATCATTTAAACTATGATGAATTTA
The window above is part of the Halobacteriovorax sp. HLS genome. Proteins encoded here:
- a CDS encoding AAA family ATPase, translating into MIINKKTLLILISGLSCTGKTSIAKQLSVHFKLPLFGRDCIKESLFDSLGCRDREWSKKLGTASYELLYKIIESQLGATNSCIVESNFNSKFDTPIFLNLQKKYKFSTIIIHCEAEGETLFNRFKARSESGQRHQGHCDHLNYDEFRDVLLNGRLDILDIDAEVIKLDTTDFSELNLDEVYEKINKEITK